ATAATAAAGTCAATTGAAATTGGTGAAACCGGTCCTCAATTCGATAGAAGGTATTATCTTGAGTCATCAAATGTAGCAAACTATATATGTACGAGTAATCCCCACAGTGGGGATTACTTAAAGTCAAGGGTGAATGTGAAGTAATACAGATATGATGCGGATACGATGTGAAAGCCAAAAGCGTAGATACGGAATATCACATGTCAAATAATGTGTCCAaataaagtttacaaaattctttatttcctattctttcttatatattaatatgttaatatagaACGTGACGCACGCGCGTACACACGCACGCCCATACGCGCATGTAAAAACGCCAATAGAAAGGAATATACATTAGACGTACGAtcatttaaatgaattttgcCTAACTTTAAAGACCTGATGATTCAAGGACGAGTACGGCGAGTAGCGAAACACGTCGTCTATACTCAGATTACATCTTAGTATCACTACACCCGACGGGTTCACCTTGACCTTGATCTTGGTCTGTGGCGTCAGCACTCCGTAATCCACGTCCTCGTACAAATCCTGAAAAGGATACAACGATTACGATACTTCCGAATTCTTTTCCCAGAGACATTTTCTGCCGATCGAGCCGCGATTTGCTACAAACCTCAACGCGATAGCCTCCGGGATACTGCAGACCCAGCTCTTTCAACGTGACCGACACGTCCGACGGCGTGCCGTCCGTTCGTCTGTTGACGAACGCGATTGCGTACGAGTAGTAGTTCTGGTAAACTGGGGTGATGGGCCTTGCCCAAATCTCAATGCCCTTGTACTGCAATCGTAAGTTATCAATGGATCACAATCGCGTGAGGCACATCTCGACGATATTGTTTTCAAACGAAATTATCGCCACTAATGTGACTAAATATGACATTCCGTTAAAACTTGCATTTCAGCTAACTTATGACAACCGTGATATATTCACACTAATATATTTCGTGGCACTGACACGTTCGACTCTTAAGTCACACTCACTTTGTATATCCGTCGACCTTGAATGCCCAGCGGATCTTGGTCCACGGCGATAATCTTTTTGTTCTGCAGGATCGCTTTGTACTCTGGCCTGATGGTCCTGAGATCGACGGACATGAGCAACGGCGCCGCTAGTATAGCCCATATCGCCATTTGCGTTTTGCTCTGCTCATAGCTCAGGCCGAAGTTGCCGATGATCAGCATATCCGGATCATTCCAGTGGCCGGGACCAGCGATGGGCACGATCACGTCCTGATTATTACCGTAGTAATCGATGATGGTCTCGACACTGGCCCAGGAATCCTGGATATCGTCAAAGTTGCGCCAGAGATTGCAGTGTTGCGCGATCGCGGTGTAGTTCGG
The sequence above is a segment of the Monomorium pharaonis isolate MP-MQ-018 unplaced genomic scaffold, ASM1337386v2 scaffold_261, whole genome shotgun sequence genome. Coding sequences within it:
- the LOC105839861 gene encoding alpha-N-acetylgalactosaminidase isoform X2; protein product: MLRDSLLWSLCALLLSLVTLVPALENGLAKTPPMGWLAWERFRCNTDCKNDPDNCISDRLFRTMTDIVVAEGYAAVGYEYINVDDCWLEKERDINGQLVPDKERFPYGMKSLSDYVHSKGLKFGIYEDYGNYTCAGYPGILGYLDIDAATFASWDVDYVKLDGCYSHPVDMDRGYPEFGYHLNQTGKHMIYSCSWPVYQIYAGMKPNYTAIAQHCNLWRNFDDIQDSWASVETIIDYYGNNQDVIVPIAGPGHWNDPDMLIIGNFGLSYEQSKTQMAIWAILAAPLLMSVDLRTIRPEYKAILQNKKIIAVDQDPLGIQGRRIYKYKGIEIWARPITPVYQNYYSYAIAFVNRRTDGTPSDVSVTLKELGLQYPGGYRVEDLYEDVDYGVLTPQTKIKVKVNPSGVVILRCNLSIDDVFRYSPYSSLNHQVFKVRQNSFK